A single window of Tiliqua scincoides isolate rTilSci1 chromosome 10, rTilSci1.hap2, whole genome shotgun sequence DNA harbors:
- the TRAPPC3 gene encoding trafficking protein particle complex subunit 3, whose amino-acid sequence MARQGSRGGGESKKMSSELFTLTYGALVTQLCKDYENDEDVNKQLDKMGYNIGVRLIEDFLARSNVGRCHDFRETADVIAKMAFKMYLGITPSITNWNPAGDEFSLILENNPLVDFVELPDNHSSLVYSNLLCGVLRGALEMVQMAVDVKFVQDTLKGDGVTEIRMKFIKRIEDNLPAGEE is encoded by the exons AGCTCGGAGCTCTTCACCCTGACCTATGGGGCTCTGGTCACTCAGCTGTGCAAGGACTACGAGAACGATGAAGATGTAAACAAACAGCTTGACAAAAT GGGCTACAATATAGGGGTTCGACTCATTGAAGACTTCCTGGCCCGTTCCAACGTGGGGAGATGCCATGACTTCAGGGAAACTGCTGACGTAATTGCAAAG ATGGCATTTAAAATGTACTTGGGGATCACCCCGAGCATCACCAACTGGAATCCTGCTGGTGACGAGTTCTCCCTGATCTTGGAGAACAACCCCTTGGTGGACTTTGTAGAGTTGCCGGACAACCACTCCTCTCTCGTTTACTCCAACCTGTTGTGCGGggtgctgcggggagccctggagATG GTTCAGATGGCCGTGGATGTCAAGTTTGTCCAGGACACGCTGAAAGGGGATGGGGTCACAGAAATAAGGATGAAATTCATCAAGCGAATTGAAGACAATCTCCCTGCTGGAGAAGAGTGA